The nucleotide sequence CATGCGAATATAAAGTCATAACAGAGCGTTTGTTTGCGGCTATGGCCATAATGCCTCCAAAAATTTTTAATTAAAAAAACTAACAAAGGGGGCCAAAGCCCCCAGTAATATCTAAAGTTTACACTACGTTATTGTACATAAATAACTAGTGTACATCTCTCCAGTATTCTTTCTTCAATAAGTAAGCAAAGAATAACAAGATAAATAGGAAACCAATAACCCAATAACCCATGCTTTCACGCTCAAGTTTATTTGGTTCACCGGTATATTCCAAGAAGTTGGCTAAATCACGAGCAAAATCATCATATTCTTCTGCTGTCATTGAACCACCAGTAGCCTCAGAAAGGTTACCATGTTCGTCCATTGTACGAACACCTTGGAGGTTTTGTAATACGTGTGGCATACCAACATCTTTAAACACTTTGTTGTTAACACCAAATGGGCGGCTTTCGTCAACATAGAAAGAGCGCAAGTAAGTGTAGATCCAATCAGGGCTTCTAAAGCGTGCTTCAAGTGTTAAATCTGGTGGCGCACTACCAAACCACTTAGCTGCTTCTTTTGCAGGCATAGTGTTAGTAATATGGTCACCAACTTTTTCACCGGTATACATATAATTAGCCATACCATCTTCATCAGAAATACCAAGATCTGCAAAGGTACGATTGTAACGCTGATACTTTAATTCATGACAAGCTAAACAATTATTAATGTAAGATTCAAATCCACGCTTTAAAGACGCTTTGTCACGTAAATCATTATTAGCTTCATCTAAGTGTAAGCTAGGACCAGAGGCTACCGCTAGCATAGGTAGCACAGCTAAAACTGCTAAAATAAATTTTTTCATTATCCTGTCACCCTATCTGGAACTGGCTTAGTCTTTTCGTTTTTGCTGTAAATCCATATCGCAACAAAAAAGCCAAAGTAACCAAAACTCGCAATGGTACCAATCATATTATTTAGTGGGTTCGAAGGTAAAGTACCTAAAACACCTAAAACGATAAAACAAATAGCAAATTGAACAAGGTTAACGGTATGAGCAGTACAACGGTAACGTAGTGACTTAACCGTACCTCGATCAAACCAAGGCAACATGAACAATGCGATAATCGCACCAAACATACCAATAGCACCCAAGAGCTTATCAGGGATAATACGTAAAATCGTATAGAAAGGTCCAAAATACCATACTGGCGCTATGTGCTCTGGTGTTTTCAAGCCATTCGCAGGTTCAAAGTTTGGCGCTTCCATAAAGTAGCCACCGCCCTCAGGAGCAAAGAACATCACCCAACAGAAAACAATAAGGAAAATAACAACAGCAACTAAATCTTTTACGGTGTAATAAGGATGAAATGGTATCGCATCAACGATATCGTATTTCTTAGTGTATTGCTCATGGAAAGTAAATTTACTAAGCTCTTCAGGAGGTACACTTCCTTTAGGCTTTTTAATATTAGTACCGTCTGGGTTGTTTGAACCAACTTCATGTAGCGCTAAGATATGTAAGAAAACTAGCACAACCAAGACTAATGGTAAGGCAATAACGTGTAAGGCAAAGAAACGGTTTAGCGTTGCTCCCGATATGACATAGTCACCACGGATCCATAATGTTAAATCATCACCAATAACGGGAATAGCACCAAAGATTGAAATAATAACTTGTGCGCCCCAGTACGACATATTACCCCAAGGTAATAAGTAGCCCATGAAGGCTTCAGC is from Colwellia sp. Arc7-635 and encodes:
- a CDS encoding cytochrome c1; its protein translation is MKKFILAVLAVLPMLAVASGPSLHLDEANNDLRDKASLKRGFESYINNCLACHELKYQRYNRTFADLGISDEDGMANYMYTGEKVGDHITNTMPAKEAAKWFGSAPPDLTLEARFRSPDWIYTYLRSFYVDESRPFGVNNKVFKDVGMPHVLQNLQGVRTMDEHGNLSEATGGSMTAEEYDDFARDLANFLEYTGEPNKLERESMGYWVIGFLFILLFFAYLLKKEYWRDVH
- a CDS encoding cytochrome bc complex cytochrome b subunit, translating into MFSNLMAWIEQRLPLMDAMNKHAAQYPAPKNFNFWYVFGILASVVLVNQLLTGVWLTMNYEPSGDGAFASVEYIMRDVDYGWLLRYMHSTGASAFFIVVYMHMFRGMMYGSYQKPRELLWLFGMLIFLVLMAEAFMGYLLPWGNMSYWGAQVIISIFGAIPVIGDDLTLWIRGDYVISGATLNRFFALHVIALPLVLVVLVFLHILALHEVGSNNPDGTNIKKPKGSVPPEELSKFTFHEQYTKKYDIVDAIPFHPYYTVKDLVAVVIFLIVFCWVMFFAPEGGGYFMEAPNFEPANGLKTPEHIAPVWYFGPFYTILRIIPDKLLGAIGMFGAIIALFMLPWFDRGTVKSLRYRCTAHTVNLVQFAICFIVLGVLGTLPSNPLNNMIGTIASFGYFGFFVAIWIYSKNEKTKPVPDRVTG